The DNA window TTGGATGATTATTTTTCACCGTGGGAAGAAAGAGTATTCCGTTTTGGAATAAAGCTATTTCAATTTGGTAAATACCTATAAATACGTAAGACATGTATTTTTCACATATTTTGTGAATTTATTCTTGATTATTGGCAAATCAGTTAGTAATAACAAAAGGCATCAAAATTAACGGAGTACGAAATAACGTGTTAGACGCAAATCAATTTGCAGATTTACCTGACTTTCTAGAGTCTTGTGTTAACAAGATTAAGAAGTCATACCCACGTTTTTCTAGCCTACAGCTTTCCAAGAAGCTAGGTATTCCTAATTCAACATTTGATCGTATTGCTAAAAAAGAAGTAAAAAACCCTTCTTTCAATTATGCTTTAAAGATTGTCCAAGAAGTATCTACAGAAGAAAATATCCAGATGTTTATTAAGAACTTCTATCCAAAAATGTATGAAAACTTTGAAAGCGTTTATCCGGGAAATAAAGACGTACCTTTTGTAGTTCCTGAAGCAGAGGCTTACTTTCAAGACCCATCTACTTATGAGCTTCTGATCATGGCCACATCAAGTGAAGGTCTTACTAGAGAGCGAACTTTAGAAGAGTTTGGAAGAAGAGGATTAGGAATTCTAGATAAACTTATCACTAATGGAATATTAAAAGAAAATAATGGAAAAGTTTCGATTGAAGGGCCAATTAATGCTAAACAAGATACTGTTAAGCAAGTTCTTCAAAATCTAATAAAGTTTAACTATGACCTTGATTCATTTGGAGACAATAAAAACTGGCTCTCTGTACAATATGAATCAGTAAATACAGAAGTTGTTATTCCACAATTGAGAGATATTTGTATCGAAGCTAACCAAAAAATAAGAGAAGTAATGAATAATCCAGAATCAAAAGGACGTGATGTCGTTTGGGCAGGGATAGCAATGGATAGCCTAGTTAAACATTCAGATCTTCTGATTAACAACAAGAAGGTGCTTCAATGAAATATTTAATTATATTATTGGCCCTATTTAATCTTTCTCAACATTCACTAGCAAGTGATGAGTCTATAAGTACGATATTAAATCGTAAAGCAAATAAAATATCAATCCCAAATGAGAAACTAGAAGCAGTGATCTCAAAGTCCGGTGTATACTCAAGAGTAATAGACATTCAAGAGGAAATCGAAAAGATTCGTGGAGTACACTCTACACCAACAAATACGATTATTGATTTAAATGATTTGTCTAATCTTGACCTTCGATCTTTATATTTAGACAACAGTCAAACAATAGACGTTAGTACTCTGAGAAGACTTATCGACGGTGGAGATATGGGTGGTGGTTAACAACCATGCCCCACTGAGTTAAATGAAGTGCGATATTGGAAGAATGGGACAAGCCTATTTTGAACAACTTTGTAGTGCAAATGGACTAATTGCAAACTCCTCTTCGCTAAATGATGCTACAGGATGGGACTACACAGTAGAGTTTCCAAATGATTATTCAGGGAAAAAACTAAACCACGAAAAAAACTTTGAAAATATTATTGTTAAGTTTCAAGTTAAATCCACCAAAACGAATAAAAAATCTGTTTCAATTAAACTTACAAATATGCAAAGGTTTGTAAATGAACCACTGCCATCCTTTATTATAATTTTCAAATATAACAATTCTTCTATTGAGCCTCAAAGAGCTTATTTAATTCATGTTGATGATAAATTAATAGGGCGTACGATAAAAAGACTTCGAGAAGCAGATATAAATGGAGTTAAACATCTCCATAAAAAGAAGATATCTATTACTTTTGATGAATCAGATGAAATTAAAAACATTTCAAAAGAGGACCTACTTAAGCTTATAAAAGGCTACACTGGAGAAAATGTTCAAACTTACATACAAAATAAAATAAGAATAACAAATACAATTGGCTACGATAAGCTTAATACAAAAATACAGTTTAGAACATCTAGTTTCAATGAGACAGAAAACATGGTTCATGCATTAATTGGCCTTTCAAATAGTTTCAGAGTGAATAATACGATAGTCTCTGAAACAAGATTTGGATTAGAAAAAACAATAAACCAAACAGAAACTGGGCTTATAAATATTGATAAAATCAAAGCTAACGATTTAAAAGCTGCACTCATCATTCCTAATAAAGATGGACAATATGTATCAGAAATACAGGCTGACATATACTCACTAGGGCCTATTTACAATTCACTTCCAGACAAGCTAAAAATATTTCGATTTCAAACAGGTATAATAAATATAATATATAAACCTAAGTTAAAAACTTTTAATTTTAAGATAGATATAAAATCTGGAAATAAAAGATGTATATTCGAACTCTATGAAGAAGTTCAATTTGTACTAAACTCTAT is part of the Bacteriovorax sp. BAL6_X genome and encodes:
- a CDS encoding DUF4365 domain-containing protein, which produces MGQAYFEQLCSANGLIANSSSLNDATGWDYTVEFPNDYSGKKLNHEKNFENIIVKFQVKSTKTNKKSVSIKLTNMQRFVNEPLPSFIIIFKYNNSSIEPQRAYLIHVDDKLIGRTIKRLREADINGVKHLHKKKISITFDESDEIKNISKEDLLKLIKGYTGENVQTYIQNKIRITNTIGYDKLNTKIQFRTSSFNETENMVHALIGLSNSFRVNNTIVSETRFGLEKTINQTETGLINIDKIKANDLKAALIIPNKDGQYVSEIQADIYSLGPIYNSLPDKLKIFRFQTGIINIIYKPKLKTFNFKIDIKSGNKRCIFELYEEVQFVLNSIEFKHIIIEVDAKRIIDSPTTISNVEIGVIINISKLLKQVIKTLNYFNIRNCKMSINELESIGHKMLILSYSISGKADFSFETRLLQSNVDNYKKSPLEYELTALSA